Below is a window of Salvelinus alpinus chromosome 5, SLU_Salpinus.1, whole genome shotgun sequence DNA.
ATTAGGCTATTTCCCAGGTATTGTGTGTGTTCAGTAATTACAACACTTGCAATGTAGCTGCTCGATTCTTTTCTTTGTCGGGACTTAAGAAATGTATTTAGATTGAAAAAATGTTCCAAATTAATAGCAATGTACACGTATGCAGTCTTACTCTTGCCAGTATTATGCGCCATCTTTGTTGTCGTATGCGTAGGTTTTTAATATCATTAAAAATCTTTAATAATGTCAGCAATGACAGTAACTCAATCAGCAAGTCGAAAAGTATATCTTGGGTATGCACTTATAATCCTGTCGCACAGATAGCGAAAAATGATTATATAAAACCATGAAGTTTTGTTTCGGCTTACTTATCAGGCTGCTGTTCCTGCAGTTTCTGAAGGTCGCTCTGGAAACATGATCATTTTCGCAAAAATGTTAAATAAGAATGCATTTTCAATGGTCGGATATGATACTATATCGATTAATCAACATTTACATGTAGTTAGAGATTGAGTCTTATGTcgacatacattttttattaatttcagaaaTTGTGAGTCCGCACAAGATCTAAATGTCGCACGCTCCACGAGAAAGAGCGGTGTCTTGtaaattaaatgttttttatatGTTTACTATATGAAAATTCGACACATCTTAAAACTATCCGATGAGGTATACCATAACGATCATTTACATGCTAATTTCACAAACCGGGACAAtttttacatattttttattCTTTTTTGAAAAGATGACGAACTAGAAATTTCAGGGGAAAGTTGCATTGACGCCACCTTTGTGTCTTAGTAAGAAGCGACTGAAAACAGCCTAAATTCTCAACGATTTCAATTTCCGTTTAAATTAGGCTTAAGCAACTGTTTCAGTTTTTCGAAATGCATGATTTTATGTTAATTGCATTGGCAGACTATAGCCTACTTTGCGCCAGCTAAAGGCTATAATTAGGCCATAGCTTTGTTTTAAGGACAGCCTTAAGGAATGggaggataatttaaaaaatgcgtAGTGTTGCCATTACAGTATTTCGTTTTCACTTATGGACAGGCCTATTTATTGGTATATACAATCGACCTGAATGCACTTATAGTCCTATATTATAGGCTACTGTAATTTGAAGCTATAGGCTAAATTGCTGTTTTCACTTCTAGGTCTGCGAGGAACAGAAATGCGAGGAGGAGGTTTTTCCCCTGGCTATGAACTACTTGGATAGATTTTTGTCTGTGGAGCCCACACATAAAACCAGATTACAACTCCTGGGAGCTACTTGTATGTTTTTGGCCTCAAAGATGAAGGAAACGGTCCCTTTAACTGCAGAGAAGTTGTGCATTTACACCGACAACTCCATCCGGCCCAGCGATCTATTGGTAAATGAGCAATGTCAATCTTCTACATATACACTCTGTATATGGCTGTAGTTATAATCCATATAATATCGTATAGGCTATTTGACTGAGCATTTCCATAGTAGGCTATCTCATAATGCAATGGTAGCATATAGGCCTATGCCTACAGGTAGCCTACTACAATGCATCCAGTTTGTAGGCCTATAGGCCTACTACTTGTCTTAGTTTCTCTTCGACGGGATCTAAATCATTATTGCATCATTTTTGTTGTGTTAATTTCAAAGAAAGTTTGCATCAAAGAAAGACTTTGGATTCTTGTACATTTCACATGATGGCCTACAACGGTTAGGCCAGTGTAGCGCAATGACATGACGAGGGCGACATCTCCCTCTAGTGGATAAAGTCAAATGTAGAATCAATTATGTGAAGCCACTTGTGAAGTTCGATTGTCTCATTGCGCACGTCTGTTTTGTCTCTCTTTGTAGCAAATGGAACTACTGACTCTAAACAAGTTGAAATGGGATCTAGCATCAGTAACGCCTCACGATTTCATAGACCATTTCCTCTCCAAGCTACCAATCCATCAGAACACGAAGCAGATTCTGCGCAAGCATGCCCAGACATTCGTGGCTCTCTGTGCAACAGGTAGGCCCACACATGAACCATTGTCTGTTAAGTGTGAGCTTTTTCCTGTCACTGCTCCATAACCACTTTTTCAGGGGACCAATGGCTAAGATATGTGTTTGATGCAAGATACAGATTTTTTTTGTCTGCATTTTTTTCCACTTGTGAGGATAACTCTTCCTCCTTGAAAGCCCCCAGGTGGCCAATGGTCAATGTAAATGGTTGGGGGTATGGGCTCCGGTGCAGGAATGTTTGAGTGTACAAGGCCTAACATGTTTTATGGGGGGTGTCTCAGTCCCTGTGTAGTGTGGACAAGTAAATGAGAGCACTGACTCCATTCCAGTATATCTTTTTCTCCAGATCAGTATTATACGAGTATGAGTTTGCTTCTCACCACAATGGTTTGTTTGCGTGGTGTTTCTCCCCAAAGTCAGAGTTTACTCAATAGATTTTGAATGAGTTGTCACTGGGGTGTGTTTTAGGGCTATTGTGGAAAATGAAACAGGTTATGCTGTTGATGCATTTATTTGTGAAATTATATCTACTGCATGcatggggggggggtgttcagtTGGGGGATGGACACCCCACTCTAGATTCATGGTCACCTTTCATGCACTTGGAGTAGGAAGTGGGGTGCTAACCTCTTCAGAGGGAGATCAGCTCGATGGGGTTTAAAACTATAATTTATGTGAGGGAAACAGGTAGGAAGGAGTGGTATTTCCTTTCTTCTTGGAAAAAGTTTTGAAGTGGTGTACCCATTGaatgtgtgtgctggaagtactTTTGTACCGGTCCTATTTTGTCGATGAGCTAGATGTATTGTTCTTGGAAGTCTGTGTGCATGAGCACTGGTGTCCTGTCAGTAGCCGGTCGTGAAATAAAGCACATTCAGGATATTGTGACTGTGAGTGGAAAGGAGCAACAGGATTTCCATTGTCCCCTTACAGTACCTCATTCTGCCACAGCCTAGAATGGCCTCCCTCACATACCCTCCATCTGCCTTGGTCTCTCTTTCTACCCTTGTGTACAGTACTTGATAGCTCTGCCTCTTTTATTTACCACATTAATCCTTTTGAAAGCTCAGGTGTACCATTTGGCCAATGAtctgtttcagatgttttcgctTTACGACTCAAGTACTTACCGTCTTTTTCTTATGTCTTCCCTGTAGATGTCAAATTCATCGCCAACCCTCCCTCCATGATCGCAGCGGGCAGTGTGGCAGCAGCGGTCCAGGGGCTGTACCTAAAGAGCAAAGACGGTGCACTGTCATCCCAGAACCTAACCAACTTTCTGTCCCAAGTCATCAGGAGTGACCCGGTACGTCAATCACAGTTCTCCAGGCCTTTACATTGCACCACACACATGCTTGCATTGACTATTTGTCACAAACCCTTTCGCTACTATTGTCTTTGAGGTATTTTGCTTCATTATGCTGACATTATTCTCTCTCCTCACAGGACTGCCTGAAGTCGTGTCAGGAACAGATTGAGTCTCTGCTTGAGTCTAGTCTGAGACAGGCACAGCAACATAATGTCTCCACAGAAACAAAAAGGGTAGAGGAGGATGTGGACCTGTCCTGCACCCCTACAGACGTGAGGGACATTAACATTTGAGTGGCAACCTCCCCATTTTTTTGGAAATATTTTTGAGGCTCTGGCCTTACCAAGAGGCCATCTGGGAAAAGAGGACACCAGCGCACCCTCGAGTCGTCACCCTCTGAACACACTCTGGCAACCGCTAATGTGCCACACCTGTTACGGTGCCCCGGCCTGTATGGCCTCCCAGTGACGTGTGGCCGCCCTCAGCCAGGGCTGTCAAGAAAGGACTGAACACCTCACTTTTCTGAGACCATCAGTCAtattccctctcactctcccatcCTGTCTGGCTCAAGACATAGACAAGGATGCTAGCAAAAATGAATTATTGTGAAAGATACACAACTAAATGGATGAAACGAAAACATTATAGTTTATGTGCAAGATTAAGCCACAGAAATATACATTGTTACCACCCGATGTTGAACTAGGATTTTTAAATACCATAGACTGACTTTACATGCCTACTTAAAACATTCAAAATAACAACAAGTAGGTATTTtttgtctgtctttgtgtctagGTTTTTATTTGAAGTATAAATTCATTTATAAAAGAGAAGGGGCATTTTTTGTTATCTATTAGGCATTTTGCTTGCTATCAAAGCTCCCGTTTTTCCCCCCAGTCTAGTCGTCTGTATATCCCTGCTTGCTTATGCGTTTAATCACTTTATTATATTATCTAGACTTCTAAAGAAATTCTGAGCCCCTAGTTTTGGCCTCTTCTCTTTTTAACTGAGTTATATAACTCAACAGTATACTTTTAGTATATATTGCTCTGTTTTATTGTTTAGGTTGTGGATTGCTGGTGTTGAGGTTTGGCAAATTAGTTCATTCATTCTTCAATATAAGGACAATTACTTTATATTCAATTAGGAGTAAATAGAATGCACCAGCATTGTTTGGCTGTTGATTTGTGACTTATTTTGTCCTCATTGCCACATGTGTACATATATCAACAGCTAGCTATGACACAATAAGCTAAAATCTAGCGTTAGTTGCAAATCTTTACCATGCAATCCATAGTTCATTTTTTTGTGGTTATATCTTACTTTCTAATTCCATTCCATTTTTAAAAGCACTTTTAGTCAGTTTTTCTGACTCACAAAAGAAAAAAatcacaaaaaaaatgaaaaaatggtATGGAGTGGAGCAGGTCTCTTTTAACTATGGTGTTATGTGTTACAATTTTGGGTACAAGTCAACGCAGCCGTACAGCAATCCCGTGTACACTTGATGTAGAAGGGTATCATTTTGGAGATTGTTATGCCACAGTTCTTACAGGAGTGGTCTACAGTGAGACGAGCATTGGGTGTGGCATGTTTCTGCATCCTGTATCCCATCGCTTGAACGGCATCCAGAGCATTTGAAACACTAAAGTATCAAACTTGAAAGCTAAAACAAAGATTAACAGTGTTTATTATTGCATATTTTCCTCTTGGAGCCAGTGCAGATTAGAAACAGGATGCCAAAGTCTGTCTGTGCGTAACATTTTGTACACAACTATTTACCATAGTGCTAAACACATGCCTGCCCTTCAAATCATGTATGACAGTGTTTTCTCAACACAAAACTGAAAGATAAATACCATAGTTAAAATGCTGTTTAGAATATGTGTAGTTGAGGGGATAAAAATACACACAACAAAAATTTGGTTTAGAGATGATTTTGCACAAACCTGAAGACATAGGCTATGTTTTTGTGGCTTGCCTAAGAAGTGGATCACTAAGATGGGATGGGTAACGTTGAAAAGTGGGAGTGGGAAAAAGGGAGGCAAAAAGGGTGACAGCTTGACAGCAACAAGTTTTTGTTGAATTGCTGAATTAAGGTGTTTGGTTGTACATTGAGAAAAAGAGATGAGAAAACAGGATAATGGGAGACCACACTCCTCCTTTTGAGCTGCTATGGAGGAATTTCCAGCAAAGTGTAAAACAACAAGAAAAAAACAATGCTTTTTCTCCTATTGTTTGCTGCTATATATTTTATACATATAAATGTCAATATACTGCCATGTAATAGGTTTTTAATTTTCTGTGAGAAAATTGTTATTGACATCTTTGTTTTTGTAGTCTTGTCATCAGTTTTACTTAATATGATTTCAGTGCTATTccaaaaagaaaaaaaattagACAATGGACATGGTTTTTATCAACAATACCTCATATTAGTCAAGATTTATCTTTaatttagtttaaaaaaaatttttttttttaattttacttGTTTGTTCAGTGGCTGATTGTCCTGTTGTAAACTGCTAATGGTAATGCATTGATCATTATCCAAATGGGTCCTGATGTGAGCAAGTAGAGAGCATTGATTGAAACTGGTGCCATAACAGACCGGATTATATAACTCTTTTGAGTGTTAAGCTGTCTCATTGAAAGAGTCTTTATCCCCTTTAAGCTTCTGAAGGccctgctatttttttttttttataaagcaTTTGCTCAAGTTAAAGCCCGTAATGAGTTTGAGTTTGTTAAATACCAAGCCATAGAATTATTTTCAAATCATCACGCCGTTATTCCAACCAGTTCAGTTCATGCTTTTCTATATATCTTGTCCTCCACCAAGAAGCATAGCATATTCATATTTGTGTCAACTGCACAATAAATGGTAAATAGATTTAAATCTTGGAACACTGCAGTTTTTTTCTTAACTGAACCGCTACTGGTACATtgaagccaaaataatgggctACAGATATTGTTAGGCACACTTCCATTTGACCCAGACATCCTTCAATCAGAGTTAATGAGTGTGAGAGCCAACAGTGGTTCACTTAGCCATAGACATGATGCTGCTATATGTTctggttgtagatgtgaggtagGCCTAGTGTTGCCTAGTATTTGACAAATGATGTTGCTGCAAGCTGCTCAAATTTCTACTAGCTAACACAGGACCCAGGATAGAGATATTGTTTTTCTGTCTAGTGTAAGGAATACTTGTTACCTCAAAGAAtggaaaaaaaatacatgttgatgCCCCTGGGCTCAACTAAAGATGACATTACATATTTTTGTCATATTAATACAAAGTGCTGTTAGTAAAAATGAAAACAGAAGGGGTGGAGAtctttgtccaaacttttcaacAGAATGTGCTACATtgctcgccccccccccccccccaaaaaaaagctAAGTGGTCAGCTTTTTAGCTTTTTACCATTGCTTCTATTGTTAATGACGGTCGGGTAGTTCGCCCCTCTTACTGAACTGTGGGTCAGGATCTGTGTTCATTGCAATGGGTCAAAGGTCATCTGGGGTCGAAGAAAAATAAAGCAAAGATACTGAAATGTCTGCTTTATATGTCTGTTTTGTGTAACAGTCGCTGGTCTGAAATGCACAACATTTTACTTGCAGATCCATTCTAGAAACATGATTTGAACATCAAACTAAACAAAAATTAAAAGTGGATTAAAAACATCCTGTTTTGTCTTTTCTTGATGGGAAAACAAAAAAGAATGTTGATGTCTTTTACAATGTCACATATTtctttctacatttacatttacatttaagtcatttagcagacgctcttatccagagcgacttacaaattggtgcattcaccttatgatatccagtggaacaaccactttacaatagtgcatctaactcttttaaggggggggggggttagaaggattactttatcctatcctaggtattccttaaagaggtggggtttcaggtgtctccggaaggtggtgattgactccgctgacctggcgtcgtgagggagtttgttccaccattggggtgccagagcagcgaacagttttgactgggctgagcgggaactgtacttcctcagaggtagggaggcgagcaggccagaggtggatgaacgcagtgcccttgtttgggtgtagggcctgatcagagcctgaaggtacggaggtgccgttcccctcacagctccgtaggcaagcaccatggtcttgtagcggatgcgagcttcaactggaagccagtggagagagcggaggagcggggtgacgtgagagaacttgggaaagttgaacaccagacgggctgcggcgttctggatgagttgtaggggtttaatggcacaggcagggagcccagccaacagcgagttgcagtaatccagacgggagatgacaagtgcctggattaggacctgcgccgcttcctgcgtgaggcagggtcgtactctgcgaatgttgtagagcatgaacctacaggaacgggtcaccgccttgatgttagttgagaacgacagggtgttgtccaggatcacgccaaggttcttagcactctgggaggaggacacaatggagttgtcaaccgtgatggcgagatcatggaacgggcagtccttccccgggaggaagagcagctccgtcttgccgaggttcagcttgaggtggtgatccgtcatccacactgatatgtctgccagacatgcagagatgcgattcaccacctggttatcagaggggggaaaggagaagattaattgtgtgtcgtctgcatagcaatgataggagagaccatgtgaggatatgacagagccaagtgacttggtgtatagcgagaataggagagggcctagaacagagccctgggggacaccagtggtgagagcacgtggtgcggagacagattctcgccacgccacctggtaggagcgacctgtcaggtaggacgcaatccaagcgtgggccgcgccggagatgcccagctcggagagggtggagaggaggatctgatggttcacagtatcaaaggcagccgataggtctagaaggatgagagcagaggagagagagttagctttagcagtgcggagcgcctccgtgacacagagaagagcagtctcagttgaatgactagtcttgaaacctgactgatttggatcaagaaggtcattctgagagagatagcaggagagctggccaaggacggcacgttcaagagttttggagagaaaagaaagaagggatactggtctgtagttgttgacatcggagggatcaagtgtaggttttttcagaaggggtgcaactctcgctctcttgaagacggaagggacgtagccagcggtcaaggatgagttgatgagcgaggtgaggtaagggagaaggtctccggaaatggtctggagaagagaggaggggatagggtcaagcgggcaggttgttgggcggccggccgtcacaagacgcgagatttcatctggagagagaggggagaaagaggtcaaagcacagggtagggcagtgtgagcagaaccagcggtgtcgtttgacttagcaaacgaggatcggatgtcgtcgaccttcttttcaaaatggttgacgaagtcatcagcagagagggaggaggggggaggagggggaggaggattcaggagggaggagaaggtggcaaagagcttcctagggttagaggcagatgcttggaatttagagtggtagaaattggctttagcagcagagacagaagaggagaatgtagagaggagggagtgaaaggatgccaggtccgcagggaggcgagttttcctccatttccgctcggctgcccggagccctgttctaaaAACAGTTATTGTATTCCATACATACCTAATTACATAATCCTACCTCAGTTAtgatttttgttttcttttggggggctcccgagtggtgcagcggtctaatgcactgcatctcagtgcaaaaggcagtccctggttcaaatccaggctgaatcaaatcaagccgtgattgggagtcccatacggcggcacacaattgggccagcgtcgtccagggtaggccatcattgtaaataagaatttgttcttaattgacttgcctagttaaataaaggttaaattaaaaatatatttaaaaaatgatcaGTAATTATCCATTTTGACTAGGAAGTTATAGATTACTGACAGTGACTGAATAGTTTTTCAAAAAGCCACATTAATATACATCATGATATTGAGGACATTTTCCAAAATCTAAAGTACAAATGCTTTTGTGGGGCTAATGATTACCCATGCTATTGGTTAAAGCATGTGTGTGACAGTACTCATTGATTTATTATGCAAGGAATTCCTTTGATCGGGGTTTTCTATAAAGAAAAAGGCGTGAAATTCTAATCCTTTCCCACAGCCCTGCAATCGTGAGCTGGACAAACAGTGGATAAAGGGTTTCAGTACATAAGGCAATGCGGTACCAAACCCCTGCTGGCACACAGACATCTCTCAACATCATGCCGCATAATGCATCTTATAGCATTTGTAAactaaaggataaataaaaaataaaaatgcagcCATAATGCTCACTATTTAAGCACCAAAAACAACAGTCATAAAATGTTTaatctaaccctagccctggGTTATAACTGTTTCACTAATGATTTACTTATCCTAGCCCTAGCTTTAACCTGTTGTTGATTGTATCATAAACCTTTTGCATCCGTATCTGACCagtcagatcagctcttttgccaataatcAGCACTGCGTTTTAACACTGGGGACCATTTTCGTACACATCACTCCGTTTTGTATAGCTCTGTTGGCTGGGAGTCCCTGACTACCAGAAGGGCCCAGCACTGGCTACTTTTTGTAAATAAAGTTGTTCTTCAGAGACTCCTCCATGACGTCAGCTCACATATTAACTGGAGATCCAGCGATTTTCAGACCCGCTCACTGTACTGGCCGGTTCTGGAGGTCCCGCGGGTCTCCACGGACCTGGGAAAAAATGCTTTTCATTTTTATGCCCCCAGCTCAATGAATCTTCTTCAGGCCACCTTGAAATTAGACTTGCTTGTCTCCATTGGACAGTAAAGATTGAGTTTAAGGGAGGTGATATGTGAGAGAGTTGTGTTGTTTTGATTAATCTtgtagtatttgtatttattaaggatccccattagcagctactcttcctggggtccagcaacattaaggcagttatatacaatttaaaatattacatgacattacattttaataacacttttcacaacatgTTCACAGGGCTCCCTTGcaaatgagaccctggtctcatTGGTGACCCACCCTGTATAAATATAAgtcatttacggatagccagggggaAGCATTTGTGTTTGGTGAGTCTGCCAGCAGGGAAgactagggatgttctcttgataagtgcgtgaattggacgaTTTTCTTGTCAAAATGTAATGAggacttttaggtgtcagggaaaatgtatggagtataaagcattattttcattaggaatgtagtgaagtaaaagttgacaaaaatataaataaagacaccccaaaaaaacgacttaagaaAAAATaccttaaagtactacttaagtactttacaccactgtgtaaaAGCAACTGATTGTTGGGTAGGTCACAAGAAAATGTCAAAGGCTTTCAGATGAGCCAGAGTAAAGAAAAGACGGTACCCACTGCTCTAATGTACATGAGGCACCAAGGCAGTGAAAAACTCTGCCACCATTTAGTTTTTGTGGTTTTTTTCTTCCTCGAAGTGCCTGGCGGTTGCATTTGTCACGTCTTCTTTTCATGTCACTACTCGCCACCTGCTCCAGAAATTCCAGAACATTCTCTAAACCCTCCAGTGCCCCCATagccctctctgcctcctcccttTCCTTGGCCCCATCCACTCTGCTTGCCCAACACAGGGAATCAAAGAAACAGTGCTGCTACAGCTTTCATTCACTggcttaccctctctccctctgttctttttgttgttgttgcattggACTCAGGCACACACAAGTAACTACGAATCAGGTCAGACTGCACAAAGATAAGCAGTTCCTTCTTCCCTACAGCTCATTTGGGCTTTATCTGTCCCCCTCAGAAGGTGCCGCGGGGCAGTGTTCACCTGCTGCTGCACAGTGCATCAACCAGCTGCCACTGGCCCCCACcactgttgccccccccccccccccccccacctccctatCTGGTTGTCTGAATTTTTATCCGTACATTGAATAGAAAGGGGGGGCCACGAACAAAAAACAAGCACTCCGTAGCCCCTGCCATCGCTGGTGCCTCTTGATACCATTGTTACAGCCAGAGGCCAATCCCACACATGACCCAGGAGAAGGGGCCGAACATGAACTGACTGCTGACCACCCATGAAATTAGGCTGAAAGGCCCAGTGGTGGAATTTCATGGGGATGGAGTTGGGTGAACAAAACCAACAGACCGTGATTGCTTTGTGCCTCTGGCAGGTGAATCAACTCTCCTGTCACTTGTCATACTGTATATGAAGTcattttacaacaacaaaaaagtgtttTAGAAACACATACCACCTCAGTTTGTATCGCATAGTAAAGAATTGTGGTTTTGATCGCTTATTTCATATCATTGTGAGTTCAATTAATGATGGTTAACTAATACACCATAGCTGATGGAGGAGATCCGTCTCCATACTCTTCCATATTATCTCAGCCAGAGGAGCTCACTAAAACATGCGTGTGATATTTTTCATTGACCACACGGTGGGGATGTTGTAGTAGAGTTGAAGTTTCTGGCTGTCCAATAAAACTTCCTACTACTTGCTGATCATTTCAACCGCTGGAATTATGTATCGCCACGTGaccatttaaaaatgttttagcAAGTGTGGATACAAACATACATACTTCAcacaagtatttgaaagaaatagCTTTTTATTATTCATGTTGTTATCATTATTTCACATCAACCAGTAGTTTTAGCAATCTCACAGCACTCATTCTCAACCAGGAGGTCCCTCAGAATTGATCTACATTATTAGAAAAAAAGTGTTCAttggggttctgtatagaacttttaggggtgttactgtatatatatgaAGCAAGCGATAGAACCCTTATTGGTTCCATTTGGAACCTTGTGTAGATTTTTTTAATATTCACTCCTTTTTATATAGAATCCTTAGAATTACAAAAGAATTGAGGAAACTCAGCTCTCTTACCACCCAGACAAAGCACTAAACATCCAGGACTATATCAGCCGAGGACCCCAAGACGTGACCATTCTGTTTTTTGCCCTAACaccacagctgattcaaattatcaaagcttgatgataaatgtattatttttatcagctgtgtagtgctagggaaaaaaaacaaaacgtgcaccccttgggttcccaaggacagagtttgggaaaccctggtctataTAACACCAGTTATGCCTATGTAGCACTTGCAGTTCATTTTGTGTCCTCAGTGACACACCATATTTCAAAACTAGACTGATGGCCCACAAATTGATATCGTAACCTTTGTCATTCGAAAACACCAATTCTTCATAGTACCAACTGATAGCATACTTTATACTCCACCCTGAAAAGTCAGTTAACTACACTACAGACCAACTCAGGACTTCCTGTTTACATAAGAGCAGGCACCAACTCCAGGTTCCTCCTCCTCACCTGTTCTCCTATCTTCTCGTCTTCAGAGCCACAATGCTTCACAGGAAAGGTTGCATTCAAGGAACCCCCTTCAGATCCTCAAGCTGGTTGCCAGTTCCCTTCAGAAGGATATCCCCCCAGActtcacataatcactgaagTCTGTTGGCACGTTTAACAGAGAGCAGACCTGAAGGTGAAAGAGATTAAGGGGAGCTAAAGATCAGTACCTACTTTTTCAGGAGACATTAGTTTAGACATCAAAATAAGAGCATGGAAAACACTGCTAACCAGTGGCCAGTTTAAGTCATGGATAATCTAAAGGCCATGAAACTTACATTGAAAAAGAGTTGAGTTAACCATTCGTTGGTTTCTAAGAGCTTCTTCACACAATTGACATGTGGTTTCAGTGAGATAGtcctattcaattcaattcaattcaattttattttatatagcccttcgtacatcagctaatatctcgaagtgctgtacagacacccagcctaaaaccccaaacagctagtaatgcaggtgtagaagcacggtggctaggaaaaactccctagaaaggccaaaacctaggaagaaacctagagaggaaccaggctatgaggggtggccagtcctcttctggctgtgccgggtggagattataacagaactatgccaagatgttcaaaaatgttcataagtgacaagcatggtcaaataataatcatgaataattttcagttggcttttcatagccgatcatcaagagttgaaaaacaacaggtctgggacaggtggcggttccataaccgcaggcagaacagctgaaactggaatagcagcaaggccaggcggactggggacagcaaggagtcaccacgggcggcagtcc
It encodes the following:
- the LOC139576242 gene encoding G1/S-specific cyclin-D1, producing the protein MEHQLLCCEVETIRRAYQDANLLNDRVLQTMLKAEENYLPSPNYFKCVQKEIIPKMRKIVATWMLEVCEEQKCEEEVFPLAMNYLDRFLSVEPTHKTRLQLLGATCMFLASKMKETVPLTAEKLCIYTDNSIRPSDLLQMELLTLNKLKWDLASVTPHDFIDHFLSKLPIHQNTKQILRKHAQTFVALCATDVKFIANPPSMIAAGSVAAAVQGLYLKSKDGALSSQNLTNFLSQVIRSDPDCLKSCQEQIESLLESSLRQAQQHNVSTETKRVEEDVDLSCTPTDVRDINI